A window of Betaproteobacteria bacterium genomic DNA:
GGCGGCGGCGCTCCGCCAAGTATGCGGTAGCTCGCGCGCCCCAAGTACCTGGGTGTGGTCCATCGCCAAGTCACTTGCTGGAGCGCAGGACCGGATCGTCCGGCAACTTTTCCGCCAACGTCCGCCGGCGCGCGCGAGCAAGGCGGCGTGGGAATCGAGGGTCGCTGCGCGTGGATTCGCCACATCGCTCCACCCCCGTTCAGACCCGTCCCTCCGCTTCGATCTTGTCCCAGAGCTTCCGGATCATGTCCTCCAGCATCTGCGCTTCCTCCCATCGATCCGACATCTCGTAACCGTCAGCGCCGGTGATGGCGTACTCCTTGGGTCCCAGTTCGCACAGGAAGGTGAGCGTGGCGTCGGGCGGAGCGCGCCGGCGCCAGCTGCGGATACCGTACTCCCACCATTGCATGAACAGTTCGACCCAGTGCTGCATGGTCGGAAAACTGATCTGCACCTGTATCTGTTCGCGGCTCGCCACGCGTCCGTGAAAGCCCCAGCAGTTGTCGAGGATCCGGTGCATGAGCGCATGGTTCTCGTCGGAGACGGGGTACCAGAACTCCCGGCCCACGAGGTAGTGCGAGATGTCTCCCGTGAGGCGCAGGTCGGGAAAACAGTCGAGCAGCCGCAGTGTGAAGAAAAGATCGGTGGTCATCCGGTCCCGGTGCGTCTCGATGTGCACGGGGATGTGCGCATCGAACGCGAGGCGTCGCCAACCCTCCAGGTAAGGAATGCACTCCTCCACGGAGTGAGGGCGCACGTCGGGCTGCAGGTTGACGTGGTCCGCACCCAGCTCGCCCACGTATTCCAGTACAGGCTTGAGATCGTCCACCGTCTTCGGATAGCACTGCGCCTGCCAGGTCATGTCGTGTGCCCGCAGGAAGGACGTGACCTCCTTGGCGAACGCGTAGTCGATGAACCGCACCCCGCAACCATCGAAGCCTGCGTCGCGGATCATCTCGAGCTTGCGATCGAGCGACCACTCATGTCCGTCGGGCCGCCGCCGCTCCATGGCCCAGAGCGACTGATACACGAGCAGTTTCTGCATGGCGTTACCTCATCTCCGGCCCGCCGTGGAGCGGCACAGGCCGTCTCCAAAACGGCGGCGATGAGGAAGCCATGGCAATCGCACCCGGCAAGCCGGCCCATCGCAACGGTGCACCCGGATGCGGCCCGGACCTCGTGACATGACCGTGCATCCGGCAATGCCCGGCGCCGGCGCAGGCCTTGCCGGTGCCTGCGGCAGCACGAACAAGGCGAGACGGCGCTGAGGCTGATTCTTCGTCGACGCGTGGGCGTACACGTCCTG
This region includes:
- a CDS encoding sugar phosphate isomerase/epimerase, translating into MQKLLVYQSLWAMERRRPDGHEWSLDRKLEMIRDAGFDGCGVRFIDYAFAKEVTSFLRAHDMTWQAQCYPKTVDDLKPVLEYVGELGADHVNLQPDVRPHSVEECIPYLEGWRRLAFDAHIPVHIETHRDRMTTDLFFTLRLLDCFPDLRLTGDISHYLVGREFWYPVSDENHALMHRILDNCWGFHGRVASREQIQVQISFPTMQHWVELFMQWWEYGIRSWRRRAPPDATLTFLCELGPKEYAITGADGYEMSDRWEEAQMLEDMIRKLWDKIEAEGRV